The Euphorbia lathyris chromosome 8, ddEupLath1.1, whole genome shotgun sequence genome has a window encoding:
- the LOC136203500 gene encoding cytochrome P450 CYP72A616-like — protein MDGLVFYSLVSSFLLIAIYGAVKVSYSLWWKPKWLERRLRQQGIQGTPYKFLLGDMKEYIRMITEAWSKPLTLNHHIVQRVDPFTLHVVQQYGKISMFWNGKAPRLIISDPVLMQEVLSNKLGHIQKPLLNPLILVLARGLTVLEGEKWAIHRRLINPAFHMEKLKGMIPVFATTCNKMIEQWKKKIGDESSFELDVWPELQKVAKDIISQAAFGSSYEEGKKIFQLQQELVILTIEAMRSLYIPGFRFVPTKKNLRRKTLNTQITSMLRDLVQMKQNAIRTGQSKVDDLLSLLLHSSEQENSGNSKLNSMTVEEVIEECKVFYLAGQETTASLLTWTMIVLAMHPEWQEKARQEVLQVCGKKEPDFEALTHLKIVTMIVNEVLRLYPPAIALYQHTYKDTKIGDINIPAGVDLLLPTMLIHRDPEFWGYDAEEFKPERFSEGISKASKNHLAFFPFGWGPRTCIGQNFSLLEAKTVLAMVLQHFSFELSPSYSHAPYTIMTLQPQHGAQIIIHQI, from the exons ATGGATGGTCTTGTTTTTTACTCTTTAGTGAGTTCATTTTTACTTATTGCAATTTATGGAGCAGTAAAAGTTTCTTACTCTCTTTGGTGGAAACCCAAGTGGCTAGAGAGGAGGTTGAGACAACAAGGCATTCAAGGCACACCATACAAGTTCTTGCTTGGGGACATGAAGGAATATATAAGGATGATAACTGAAGCATGGTCCAAGCCTCTTACTCTAAACCACCATATTGTTCAAAGAGTTGATCCATTTACTCTGCATGTTGTACAACAATATG GGAAGATATCAATGTTTTGGAACGGGAAAGCACCGAGGTTGATCATCTCGGATCCGGTGTTAATGCAAGAAGTACTTTCTAACAAGCTCGGTCACATTCAAAAGCCGCTACTAAACCCACTTATTCTTGTCCTTGCAAGAGGACTTACAGTTTTGGAGGGTGAGAAATGGGCTATTCATAGAAGACTGATAAATCCTGCTTTCCACATGGAAAAACTTAAG GGGATGATACCTGTATTTGCAACCACCTGCAACAAGATGATAGaacaatggaagaagaagatcgGTGATGAAAGCTCGTTCGAATTAGATGTATGGCCTGAATTGCAAAAAGTGGCCAAGGATATCATTTCACAGGCAGCATTTGGAAGCAGCTATgaagaaggaaagaaaataTTTCAACTTCAACAGGAGTTGGTTATACTTACTATAGAGGCTATGCGGTCCTTGTATATACCCGGTTTCAG ATTTGTTCCAACCAAGAAGAATCTGAGGAGAAAGACTTTGAACACACAGATTACGTCGATGCTGAGAGATTTAGTACAAATGAAACAGAATGCAATCAGAACCGGACAGTCAAAAGTAGATGACTTGCTAAGCTTGCTCTTGCATTCTAGTGAACAAGAGAATTCAGGAAATTCAAAACTTAATTCGATGACAGTCGAAGAGGTGATAGAAGAATGCAAAGTTTTCTACCTAGCTGGCCAAGAAACTACTGCAAGCCTGTTAACATGGACAATGATAGTTTTAGCTATGCACCCAGAATGGCAAGAAAAGGCAAGGCAAGAAGTTCTACAAGTTTGTGGGAAGAAGGAACCTGATTTCGAAGCTTTAACCCACCTCAAAATC GTAACCATGATAGTCAATGAAGTCTTAAGGTTATATCCACCAGCAATTGCTTTATATCAACACACCTACAAGGACACAAAGATAGGAGACATAAATATCCCAGCAGGAGTCGACCTTTTGCTACCCACAATGCTCATTCATCGCGATCCCGAGTTCTGGGGATATGATGCAGAAGAATTTAAACCAGAGAGATTCTCTGAAGGAATTTCTAAGGCATCTAAAAATCATTTGGCATTTTTCCCTTTCGGTTGGGGTCCAAGGACGTGTATTGGCCAAAACTTTTCCCTGTTAGAAGCCAAGACAGTTTTGGCTATGGTTCTGCAGCATTTCTCATTTGAGCTCTCACCTTCCTACTCTCATGCTCCTTATACTATCATGACACTTCAGCCACAGCATGGAGCTCAGATCATAATACATCAAATATAA
- the LOC136203230 gene encoding uncharacterized protein: MESKPPLNPPRKLKFQPKAPLRRAPVLIPAIKGEKVEDDSIQAKNLLREFQERSMKGKPKIEKKVQGVQSAFGFVSASSKLQAYGVSIGRNATNQNQGSASNGGASSGLRYKEYTEPWDYYSYYPVTLPLRRPYAGNPAILDVEEFREASETVYSVENSINPAVDLSLMEENVEATVFFLRLPPNFPMIKRSATADGNEVKERSATPKEHAVEKTCKSEDLPEGIIGKMLVYRSGAVKLKLGDTPFDVSPGVDRVFAEDVTGVNKAEKYVLVVAEIDKHASITPDVDAIINNMDNL; the protein is encoded by the exons ATGGAGTCAAAGCCTCCTCTGAATCCCCCTAGGAAG TTAAAGTTTCAGCCTAAAGCTCCTCTACGCCGTGCACCAGTGCTTATTCCTGCAATTAAAGG CGAGAAGGTTGAGGATGATTCTATTCAGGCAAAGAATTTGTTGAGAGAATTCCAG GAAAGGTCCATGAAGGGAAAACCTAAAATTGAAAAGAAAG TTCAAGGTGTGCAATCAGCTTTTGGTTTTGTATCTGCATCTTCCAAACTACAAGCATATGGTGTCTCCATAGGCAGGAATGCAACTAACCAAAATCAGGGTTCAGCTTCCAATG GTGGTGCTTCTTCAGGACTAAGATACAAAGAGTATACAGAACCATGG GATTATTACAGTTATTATCCCGTTACTCTTCCTTTGAGGAGACCATATGCTGGAAATCCAG CAATTCTTGATGTGGAGGAATTTCGGGAGGCTTCAGAAACTGTTTATTCTGTTGAAAATTCAATAAATCCTGCAGTAGATCTTAGCTTAATG GAGGAAAATGTTGAGGCAACAGTGTTTTTTCTTCGTTTACCACCAAATTTCCCCATGATAAAGCGATCAGCTACTGCAGATGGCAATGAAGTGAAGGAAAGATCAGCAACTCCTAAAGAACATGCTGTTGAGAAGACATGTAAATCAGAAGATTTACCTGAGGGCATCATAGGTAAAATGCTTGTGTACAGGAGTGGTGCAGTTAAACTGAAGCTTGGTGATACACCTTTTGAT GTTTCCCCTGGTGTGGACCGTGTTTTTGCCGAGGATGTTACCGGTGTTAATAAAGCAGAGAAGTATGTTTTGGTTGTTGCAGAGATCGATAAACATGCTTCAATTACTCCTGATGTAGATGCCATTATCAATAATATGGATAATTTGTGA